In one Natronosalvus amylolyticus genomic region, the following are encoded:
- a CDS encoding helix-turn-helix transcriptional regulator, translated as MVSNVPFETEFAIVSTTLSDAGSVSASNLHAHAIVVGTSLSRIRDPPGGISWLHFLGSGWDVALIAVLFLLISGLVGLRIRAVATKREVEDRVQSLVPEADDESAQTTHSQTTTHQEFEQYLSPDTPPELLSDEGKVVRLLVENHGQIRQHQITEETGWSKSKVSRICSKMHEDETIEKQSIGRENVITLSETRGTITDDGLASEAVEHPLP; from the coding sequence ATGGTATCCAACGTCCCGTTCGAAACCGAATTCGCAATCGTATCCACCACCCTGTCCGATGCGGGTTCGGTTTCGGCTAGCAATCTCCACGCACACGCCATCGTAGTGGGAACATCCCTTTCCCGGATTCGAGACCCTCCCGGGGGGATCTCCTGGCTCCACTTTCTTGGCAGCGGGTGGGACGTAGCCCTGATCGCGGTTCTATTCTTGCTGATTAGTGGCCTCGTTGGGCTTCGTATTCGAGCAGTTGCCACGAAACGTGAGGTCGAGGACCGCGTTCAGTCGCTGGTCCCAGAGGCCGACGATGAATCGGCACAGACGACTCACTCACAAACAACTACTCACCAGGAGTTCGAACAGTACCTCTCGCCCGATACACCACCCGAACTGCTGAGCGATGAAGGGAAGGTGGTCAGACTGCTCGTCGAAAACCACGGTCAAATTCGCCAGCATCAGATCACGGAAGAAACTGGCTGGTCGAAGTCGAAGGTCAGTCGCATCTGCTCGAAGATGCACGAAGACGAGACGATCGAAAAGCAGTCAATCGGTCGAGAGAACGTCATTACGCTGTCCGAAACCAGAGGCACGATTACCGACGACGGCCTCGCTTCCGAGGCCGTCGAGCATCCACTTCCATGA
- the glmS gene encoding glutamine--fructose-6-phosphate transaminase (isomerizing), with protein MCGIIARIGQGEAADTLLSGLENLEYRGYDSAGIAVQNGSGVKVHKTAGEVSDLKSSLETRPHGNVGIGHTRWSTHGPPTDENAHPHTDMAGDVAVVHNGVIDNYDELRAELTAKGHEFESDTDTEVIPHLIDEYLGSASDTEQAVRQAVDTLEGSYAIAAIVDGEERVYAARKGSPLVLGLDDEEWFLASDVPAFLDQTDQVIYLEDGDLVVLEPDTYRITDLQGNTRERSVDTVDWDPEDAGKGAYDHYMLKEIHSQPTALSNTIEGRIQDGEVTFEALPAGTFEGIETVQFVACGTSYHAAMYGGQLLRVADLRTEIVRASEYESASGPVDETTLVVAVTQSGETADTLHALRTGADHGARTLAVTNVVGSTAAREADEAVYIRAGPEVGVAATKTYSSQAVTLALLTQRLADDVAHATPTDDRAEMLDTLADLPDHLEQILDQNAAETLAQESIDSESYFFIGNGLGHSVALEGALKFKEITYEHAEGFASGQLKHGPLALVTERSPVIAVSTGGDDEKTKTNALEAQSRGAPIVAIGPDDTPLTDIADTHLSIPETYPVWGGLLANVQLQLFAYHAAKQLDRPIDKPRNLAKSVTVE; from the coding sequence ATGTGTGGTATCATCGCCCGTATTGGCCAGGGGGAAGCCGCGGACACGCTCCTTTCGGGGCTGGAGAACCTCGAGTACCGTGGCTACGACTCGGCTGGTATCGCCGTTCAGAACGGCTCCGGTGTCAAGGTTCACAAGACGGCTGGCGAAGTGTCCGACCTCAAATCGTCACTGGAGACTCGCCCCCACGGAAACGTTGGAATCGGCCATACACGATGGAGTACACATGGCCCGCCGACCGACGAAAACGCACATCCCCATACGGACATGGCGGGCGACGTTGCCGTCGTCCACAACGGTGTCATCGACAACTACGACGAGCTCAGGGCGGAACTCACGGCGAAGGGCCACGAGTTCGAAAGCGATACCGACACGGAAGTGATTCCACACCTCATCGACGAGTACCTGGGGTCCGCTTCCGATACCGAGCAGGCGGTTCGACAGGCCGTCGACACCCTCGAGGGGAGTTACGCTATCGCCGCCATCGTCGACGGTGAGGAACGGGTTTACGCAGCACGGAAAGGCTCACCCCTCGTTCTCGGCCTCGACGACGAGGAGTGGTTCCTTGCGAGTGATGTCCCGGCGTTTCTCGATCAGACGGATCAGGTGATTTACCTCGAGGACGGCGACCTGGTCGTCCTCGAGCCGGACACGTATCGAATCACGGACCTGCAGGGGAACACGCGCGAGCGATCGGTCGATACCGTCGACTGGGACCCCGAAGACGCCGGAAAAGGGGCCTACGACCACTACATGCTCAAAGAGATTCACAGTCAGCCGACTGCGCTTTCGAATACGATCGAAGGCCGGATTCAGGACGGGGAGGTGACGTTCGAAGCCCTTCCAGCGGGAACCTTTGAAGGTATCGAAACCGTCCAGTTCGTCGCCTGTGGAACGTCCTATCACGCAGCGATGTACGGCGGGCAGTTGTTGCGCGTGGCCGACCTCAGGACGGAGATCGTTCGTGCGAGCGAGTACGAGTCGGCCTCCGGACCCGTCGACGAAACGACGCTCGTCGTCGCAGTCACCCAGAGCGGTGAGACTGCCGACACCCTCCACGCACTCCGTACAGGTGCTGACCACGGTGCCCGGACGCTCGCTGTCACGAACGTCGTCGGCTCTACGGCAGCCCGTGAAGCCGATGAAGCGGTCTATATCAGGGCCGGCCCGGAGGTCGGTGTCGCGGCGACGAAGACTTACTCCTCACAGGCGGTCACCCTCGCGTTGCTCACCCAGCGTCTCGCTGACGACGTGGCGCATGCGACACCCACCGATGATCGAGCGGAGATGCTCGATACGCTTGCTGACCTTCCGGATCACCTCGAGCAGATCCTCGACCAGAATGCGGCCGAAACCCTCGCCCAGGAGAGTATCGACAGCGAGTCGTACTTCTTCATCGGGAACGGGCTCGGCCATTCGGTCGCTCTGGAGGGTGCATTGAAATTTAAGGAGATCACGTACGAACACGCCGAAGGCTTCGCCTCTGGCCAACTCAAACACGGTCCACTCGCTCTGGTTACGGAGCGTTCGCCGGTGATCGCCGTGTCGACCGGCGGGGACGACGAGAAGACGAAGACGAACGCCCTCGAGGCACAGTCTCGTGGCGCCCCGATCGTTGCCATTGGTCCGGACGACACGCCGTTGACTGATATCGCGGATACCCACCTCTCGATTCCCGAGACGTACCCCGTCTGGGGAGGCCTGCTCGCAAACGTTCAGCTTCAACTGTTCGCTTACCACGCCGCAAAGCAACTCGACCGCCCGATCGATAAGCCACGGAATCTGGCGAAAAGTGTTACCGTCGAATAA
- a CDS encoding carboxypeptidase-like regulatory domain-containing protein codes for MSRNVNNQRTNARSIQTSVQVLLTVSGIVLLVAGLILAASGGSIAGALGSVSDEFDDGVDDNDTGEPDSDGSTDSSDDTEESDGGDDPVDDDSGDGDGTEGDDHEEDTADDGIDDSDGGNNGDDDDTDDDGSGADDDDDETHTLTVFVEDEDGDPIDNGTVELSNGILTGDEQRIEDGQATFEGLDDGEYTVTTNVDGYEDAEETAEIDGENETVTLTLEERSDDDDSDDDDSDDDSDDDDSDNDDSDDDDSDDDDSDNDDSDDDDSDDADETHTLTVIVEDEDGNAIEDATVELNPTFLGTADDSGETDDDGEVQFEELEDDEYTVAADTDGYEDASTTVEIDGDDETITLTLESE; via the coding sequence ATGAGCCGAAACGTCAACAATCAACGGACGAACGCCCGATCGATTCAAACCAGTGTCCAGGTGCTACTCACCGTGAGCGGCATCGTCCTCTTGGTTGCCGGATTGATACTCGCTGCGAGCGGTGGCTCTATCGCCGGTGCGCTCGGATCGGTCAGTGACGAGTTTGACGACGGTGTCGATGATAACGACACCGGCGAGCCAGACAGCGACGGTTCGACCGATTCGTCAGACGATACCGAAGAATCCGATGGAGGAGATGATCCAGTCGATGACGATAGTGGTGATGGCGACGGTACGGAAGGTGATGACCACGAAGAAGACACTGCTGATGACGGAATAGACGACAGTGACGGGGGTAACAACGGCGACGATGACGACACAGACGACGATGGCAGTGGCGCGGACGACGACGATGACGAGACCCACACGTTGACAGTGTTCGTAGAGGACGAAGACGGCGATCCAATCGACAATGGAACGGTCGAACTCAGTAACGGCATCCTCACTGGCGATGAACAGCGTATCGAAGACGGCCAGGCGACGTTCGAGGGACTCGACGACGGTGAGTACACCGTGACGACGAACGTAGACGGCTACGAGGACGCTGAAGAAACCGCCGAGATCGATGGGGAGAACGAAACGGTCACGTTAACACTCGAAGAACGAAGTGACGACGATGACAGCGACGACGATGACAGCGACGACGACAGCGACGACGACGACAGTGACAACGATGACAGCGACGACGATGACAGCGACGACGACGACAGTGACAACGATGACAGCGACGACGATGACAGCGACGACGCGGACGAGACGCACACCTTGACGGTGATCGTCGAAGACGAGGATGGGAACGCAATCGAGGACGCTACTGTCGAACTCAACCCGACCTTCCTCGGGACGGCCGATGATAGCGGCGAAACTGACGACGACGGTGAAGTACAGTTCGAAGAACTCGAGGACGACGAGTACACGGTTGCGGCCGATACTGATGGGTACGAGGATGCGTCCACAACGGTCGAAATCGACGGTGACGACGAAACGATTACGCTGACACTCGAGTCCGAGTGA